The proteins below are encoded in one region of Phaseolus vulgaris cultivar G19833 chromosome 1, P. vulgaris v2.0, whole genome shotgun sequence:
- the LOC137815942 gene encoding uncharacterized mitochondrial protein AtMg00310-like produces the protein MVSPFIYLGLPVGGSHKRGVFWNGVIEKVQARLSRLPTGVARKLIKLQRDFLWGWGADGRKIAWASWNLVCKLREFGGLGIIDLRLFNLALLGKWIWRLGSVEVGLWKDIIFSKYGGWRNLGEAGNGRSCSLWWKDLKEVWSLEGWGRCFEDSFEWKVGDGKDIYFWKDSWLMGEALKNVFPRLFSISSNKNAKLSELGSWSNGRWVWGLVWRRPFSE, from the exons ATGGTTTCTCCGTTCATTTACTTGGGTCTGCCAGTCGGAGGGAGTCACAAGCGCGGTGTGTTTTGGAACGGGGTGATTGAGAAAGTGCAGGCTAGATTAAGCAG ATTGCCTACTGGGGTGGCAAGGAAGTTGATCAAGTTGCAAAGGGATTTTCTTTGGGGTTGGGGTGCAGACGGGAGGAAGATCGCTTGGGCTTCCTGGAACTTGGTTTGTAAACTTCGTGAGTTTGGGGGGCTTGGAATTATAGATCTGAGATTGTTTAATTTGGCTCTGTTGGGGAAGTGGATCTGGAGGTTGGGCTCGGTTGAGGTAGGTCTTTGGAAGGACATCATTTTTTCTAAGTACGGTGGGTGGAGAAATCTGGGTGAGGCAGGTAATGGTAGGAGTTGTTCTCTTTGGTGGAAGGATTTGAAGGAAGTATGGTCTTTGGAGGGGTGGGGGAGATGTTTCGAAGACAGTTTTGAGTGGAAGGTAGGTGATGGGAAGGACATTTATTTCTGGAAGGATAGCTGGTTGATGGGTGAGGCGTTGAAGAATGTTTTTCCAAGACTTTTTTCAATTAGCTCTAACAAAAATGCAAAACTGTCGGAACTTGGGTCTTGGTCTAATGGGAGATGGGTTTGGGGACTTGTTTGGAGAAGGCCTTTTTCCGAATAG